A window of the Bacillus andreraoultii genome harbors these coding sequences:
- a CDS encoding cold-shock protein produces the protein MTKFFNEKGYGFISDENGESRFFHISNLVENDGDISIGSSVNFQPHSNEKGLTCLKIEVLKRNRANFISVHHTNIKVSNIKEFGVSQSTRMKAIKAPVFKLNPAYVKKKDMAGRNLFKKLLLPDKYLETSEYKDVPKEEFNKVTIKGNEFSYDHDEYRLPYILVKTVTGIVKDNDRYTRIDEGEAKKVYRKYLYITTYQNDNYQFFEDDINIEETLALLNELVNN, from the coding sequence GTGACGAAGTTTTTTAACGAGAAAGGATATGGCTTTATATCAGATGAAAATGGAGAAAGCCGTTTTTTTCATATTTCAAATTTGGTAGAAAATGATGGGGATATTTCTATAGGCTCTTCCGTAAATTTCCAACCGCATAGCAATGAAAAGGGATTGACCTGTCTGAAAATAGAAGTGTTAAAGAGAAATAGAGCAAATTTTATTTCTGTTCATCATACGAATATTAAAGTCTCAAATATTAAGGAGTTTGGCGTTTCCCAAAGTACTCGTATGAAAGCAATAAAAGCACCCGTATTTAAGTTAAATCCAGCATACGTCAAAAAAAAAGATATGGCTGGTAGAAATTTATTTAAAAAACTCTTATTACCTGACAAATATCTTGAAACTAGTGAATATAAAGACGTGCCAAAAGAAGAATTTAATAAGGTCACCATAAAGGGAAATGAATTTAGTTATGACCATGATGAATACAGGCTACCTTACATTCTAGTCAAAACGGTTACAGGGATTGTAAAAGATAATGATCGATATACACGCATCGATGAGGGTGAAGCTAAAAAAGTCTATCGAAAGTATTTATACATTACAACCTACCAAAATGATAATTATCAATTTTTTGAGGATGATATTAATATAGAGGAAACTTTAGCACTGTTAAATGAGTTAGTAAATAACTAA
- a CDS encoding CdaR family transcriptional regulator, protein MYQLTKKQAQHIVDKMMEDIPYNINIMDESGIIIGSGNKERIGTLHHGAVEAIKQGKIVEIERDEEFVKKGINLPIKMNDEIIGVVGISGEVEETKPFGNLVRSTFMLLIEQSTAMEKENRQEKVKQEFFTRIINHETMYTNELVEQAKIYEIDLYKPSQVVYVEASEWIDEVTTIHVPCFKPSNRSLCLILQESNVINKVIEQIRKQHPNAYISISLMNDKIATGYTEAQSAIRVIKGLLPNKKVIYYENCEFVADISNFLKNNQRLDRLTHLLEKQIDLVKTIQVYISTNLNANEAADMLNIHRNTLNYRLDRIHALTGKNPKNIVELLELLFMLIYRVK, encoded by the coding sequence ATGTATCAATTAACAAAGAAACAAGCACAACATATTGTGGATAAAATGATGGAAGATATACCATATAACATAAATATTATGGATGAAAGTGGAATTATTATTGGCAGTGGTAATAAAGAACGGATTGGTACATTGCATCATGGAGCGGTGGAGGCGATTAAGCAGGGAAAAATAGTAGAAATAGAGCGTGATGAGGAATTTGTTAAAAAGGGGATAAACTTGCCGATTAAAATGAATGACGAAATAATTGGAGTGGTTGGAATTAGTGGGGAAGTAGAGGAAACAAAGCCATTTGGGAATCTAGTTCGATCTACGTTTATGTTACTAATTGAACAAAGCACTGCCATGGAGAAGGAAAATCGCCAAGAAAAAGTGAAACAGGAATTTTTTACCCGAATCATAAACCATGAAACTATGTATACGAATGAATTAGTTGAGCAAGCAAAAATATATGAAATTGATTTATATAAACCGTCACAAGTCGTTTATGTGGAAGCTTCTGAATGGATTGATGAAGTAACAACAATACATGTCCCTTGCTTTAAACCTTCAAACCGTTCACTCTGTCTCATCCTACAGGAATCGAATGTAATAAACAAAGTTATTGAACAGATTAGAAAACAACATCCAAATGCTTACATATCAATAAGCCTTATGAATGATAAAATTGCAACCGGATATACTGAGGCGCAATCTGCTATACGAGTTATAAAAGGGTTATTACCGAATAAAAAAGTCATTTATTATGAAAACTGCGAATTTGTCGCGGATATTTCCAACTTTCTCAAGAATAACCAAAGGCTCGATCGGCTCACCCATTTATTGGAGAAACAAATTGATTTAGTGAAAACCATTCAAGTTTACATAAGTACAAACTTAAATGCGAATGAAGCTGCCGATATGTTAAATATTCATAGAAATACGTTGAACTATCGATTAGACCGGATTCATGCACTAACGGGAAAGAATCCGAAAAATATTGTCGAGCTATTGGAATTATTGTTTATGCTTATTTATCGGGTTAAGTGA
- a CDS encoding glycerate kinase family protein has protein sequence MMGKVFLLAPDSFKESMTAKEVCEAMELGIKRAIPDAKCIHVPMADGGEGTVQSLVDATGGTFIDKEVTGPLGTPVKATYGILGDGKTAVIEMAAASGIQYVTKETKNPLVTTTYGTGELMKDCMEKGISNIILGIGGSATNDGGTGMARALGYQFLDKNGAELQLGGGFLGELATIDTTNVLPQLKDVHILVASDVTNPLCGEHGASLVFGPQKGATPEMVNILDDNLRHYAEIVKVQLNIDILDVPGAGAAGGLGAGLLAFTNATMKKGIEIVIEHTNLIEKLQHADYCFTGEGGIDFQTKFGKTPYGVAKATKSVNNGIKVIALAGYIGKDVEVLYEEGFDAIFGIVPGAAELEILLKQGKENVARTAESIARLLK, from the coding sequence ATGATGGGAAAAGTATTTTTATTAGCGCCAGACTCGTTTAAAGAGAGTATGACAGCAAAAGAAGTATGTGAAGCAATGGAACTTGGCATTAAAAGAGCCATTCCCGATGCCAAATGTATTCACGTTCCAATGGCAGACGGCGGTGAAGGTACGGTCCAATCACTCGTCGATGCAACAGGTGGAACATTTATTGATAAAGAAGTAACTGGACCACTAGGCACACCAGTAAAAGCAACATACGGAATTCTCGGTGACGGAAAAACAGCCGTTATCGAAATGGCAGCAGCTAGCGGCATTCAATATGTCACGAAAGAAACAAAAAATCCACTCGTGACGACAACTTACGGAACCGGCGAATTGATGAAAGATTGTATGGAAAAAGGAATTTCCAATATTATTTTAGGTATTGGCGGTAGTGCAACAAATGATGGTGGTACAGGTATGGCACGAGCACTTGGCTACCAATTTCTCGATAAAAATGGAGCGGAATTACAACTTGGTGGAGGATTTTTAGGTGAACTCGCGACAATCGATACAACCAATGTTTTGCCACAACTAAAAGATGTCCATATTTTAGTTGCATCTGACGTAACGAACCCATTATGCGGCGAACATGGTGCCTCTCTTGTGTTCGGACCGCAAAAGGGAGCAACTCCAGAAATGGTCAACATTCTTGATGACAATCTTCGGCACTATGCAGAGATTGTGAAAGTACAACTGAACATTGATATTTTAGATGTACCAGGTGCAGGGGCTGCTGGTGGTCTTGGCGCAGGATTACTTGCTTTTACAAATGCAACGATGAAAAAAGGTATCGAAATTGTCATTGAACACACGAATTTAATAGAAAAACTACAACATGCCGATTACTGCTTTACTGGTGAAGGTGGCATTGATTTTCAAACGAAATTCGGCAAAACCCCATACGGTGTCGCCAAAGCTACGAAAAGTGTTAACAATGGAATAAAAGTCATTGCTTTAGCTGGTTACATTGGGAAAGATGTTGAAGTTTTGTATGAAGAAGGATTCGATGCAATTTTTGGTATCGTACCAGGAGCAGCCGAACTTGAAATATTATTAAAACAAGGAAAAGAAAATGTGGCCCGAACAGCAGAAAGTATTGCGAGATTGTTAAAGTAA
- a CDS encoding GntP family permease: MEGILDISWIGALSGLLLAIILILFKLAPTYSLILGAIVGAFIGGAGFTDAVSILISGTQSVMGTVVRIIAAGVFAGVMMESGAAETIAKVIVDKLGGTKAMLSLALATMIITAVGVFIPVAVLIVAPIALSVANKMGYSKVAILVALSGGGKAGNIISPNPNTIAAAGGFKLDVNQVMLGGFIPAIFGVIVTVILASLIKYKGTKVTDAEASELEQANTDDLPALSKALITPVIAILLLMISPVGALLGVDFLENLKIDSLFILPFAAIIGSFTLGKGKQILDYCTAGLNRMTPTILIIIGAGAIGGLITASNLPEKVVALVDASGISGVFLAPIAGTLMAAATASTSTGVILATGSFSDAILNTGVAPLAAAVMTHAGATVIDHLPHGTYFHVTRNAMKMSMKDRMTVVLYESIVGLTMTIIATILYGFIL; this comes from the coding sequence ATGGAAGGAATTTTAGATATTAGCTGGATTGGTGCGTTAAGTGGACTTTTATTAGCAATTATTTTGATCTTATTTAAATTAGCACCAACATATTCTTTAATATTAGGAGCAATTGTAGGCGCCTTCATCGGTGGAGCTGGTTTCACAGATGCCGTTTCAATACTAATATCCGGTACACAAAGCGTCATGGGAACCGTTGTCCGGATTATCGCCGCCGGTGTTTTCGCTGGTGTCATGATGGAATCCGGTGCAGCAGAAACGATCGCAAAAGTCATTGTTGATAAACTTGGTGGTACGAAAGCAATGCTGTCCCTTGCACTTGCAACGATGATTATTACAGCGGTTGGGGTCTTTATTCCCGTTGCCGTACTAATTGTTGCCCCAATTGCTTTATCAGTTGCTAATAAAATGGGTTACTCAAAAGTGGCGATTTTAGTCGCACTATCTGGTGGTGGGAAAGCCGGAAACATCATCTCACCAAATCCGAATACAATCGCAGCAGCTGGTGGTTTTAAACTTGATGTTAACCAAGTCATGCTCGGTGGATTTATTCCTGCCATCTTTGGGGTCATCGTAACGGTTATTCTTGCTTCTCTCATTAAGTACAAAGGAACAAAGGTAACAGATGCCGAGGCAAGTGAATTAGAACAAGCAAATACAGACGACTTACCAGCACTTTCAAAAGCGTTAATTACACCGGTGATCGCAATCTTACTTCTAATGATCAGTCCAGTAGGTGCACTGCTCGGTGTTGACTTTTTAGAAAATCTGAAAATTGATTCCTTATTTATTCTACCATTTGCAGCGATTATTGGTTCCTTTACCTTAGGAAAAGGAAAACAAATATTAGATTACTGTACGGCTGGTCTTAATCGGATGACCCCTACAATTTTAATTATTATCGGTGCCGGTGCGATTGGGGGGCTAATTACAGCTTCTAATTTGCCAGAGAAAGTCGTTGCCCTTGTTGATGCATCTGGGATTTCCGGTGTGTTCTTGGCACCAATTGCCGGTACGTTAATGGCAGCAGCTACAGCCTCGACTTCAACAGGTGTTATTTTAGCTACCGGTTCTTTCTCAGATGCAATATTGAATACAGGAGTTGCCCCATTAGCAGCAGCAGTTATGACGCATGCAGGAGCAACAGTTATCGACCATTTACCACATGGTACGTACTTCCATGTTACACGAAACGCCATGAAAATGAGTATGAAAGATCGGATGACAGTTGTTTTATATGAAAGCATTGTCGGTCTAACAATGACAATTATCGCAACAATTCTATACGGATTTATCTTATAA